A single window of Gossypium hirsutum isolate 1008001.06 chromosome A10, Gossypium_hirsutum_v2.1, whole genome shotgun sequence DNA harbors:
- the LOC107897927 gene encoding uncharacterized protein, giving the protein MQLPDSTDIIDNLPENPGQKLNQPKDKNNDDDNDSNSTAETAAVDGNDDNNDRSNGYTDGDSVLDVSGKSVEFSILGDSKESVDGLYLYKNVFNLIPKSVGALSRLRNLKFFGNEINLFPSEVGGLVGLECLQVKISSPGFNGMSLSKLKGLKELELSRVPPRSSVLTLLSEISGLKCLTRLSVCYFSIRYLPPEIGCLKNLEYLDLSFNKIKSLPIEISYLNDLILLKVANNKLVELPLGLSSLQRLENLDLSNNRLTSLGSLELSLMPNLQTLNLQYNKLVSCFQTPSWICCNLEGNGRAVSSDEFTSSSVEMDVYETTGQDNDGSVSYNGSHKTSSGILTVPLANSRYIAARRSSKRWKRRHYLQQRARQERLNNSRKWKGEGHAEVHTVKAGGESPGDNDVLASSTGIEAASELVGKDDDKPLHILEAKNEKISSVRHEDDTVTYEKRLEVKNSTSDRFESRSKGSEDECSRLDASLPLVRGAIEQDEGSSSEIYKSNFKSKRQSDRDLSNPKPCKSRKPTDYCSNLSRKYSTTSFCGTEDYLPDGFYDAGRDRPFMPLSSYEQIFHLESREVILVDRERDEELDAIALSAQALVIHLKHLNGLAKDKERVPLDNFQIASLLALFISDHFGGSDRSGMVERTRKAVSGSNYKKPFICTCTTGNGDSVCASNKTLNTVEDIVFSDLCERSLRSIKSRRKSIVVPLGTLQFGVCRHRALLMKYLCDRMEPPVPCELIRGYLDFMPHAWNIIPIKRGDSWVRLVVDACHPHDIREEIDPEYFCRYVPLSRTKVPVTSESIPVLSSFPSMTTSDEIERVASSSLLRCKFGSLDAAAKVRTLEINGASLDEVKNFEYSCLGEVRILGALKHACIVEMYGHQITSKWISVGDGEAEHRILQSTILMEYIKGGSLKTHIEKLAKAGEKHIPVDFALCIARDVASALAELHSKHIIHRDIKSENILIDLDGKRVDGSPVVKLCDFDRAVPLRSSLHTCCIAHLGIPPPDVCVGTPRWMAPEVLGAMHKRNPYGLEVDIWSFGCLLYELLTLQVPYSGLSELHIHELIQMGERPRLPEDLEALESTESVMTQSGTEAETETLRFLVDIFRKCTEENPVDRPSANNLYDMLVKYTNDFRNSS; this is encoded by the exons ATGCAGCTCCCCGATTCCACCGACATCATTGACAACCTCCCGGAGAATCCCGGCCAAAAACTCAACCAACCCAAAGACAAAAACAACGACGACGATAATGACTCTAATAGCACAGCCGAAACCGCCGCCGTCGATGGCAACGATGACAACAACGACCGTAGCAATGGTTATACCGATGGAGACTCAGTTCTCGATGTTTCCGGGAAAAGCGTGGAGTTTTCTATATTGGGGGACTCGAAGGAGTCCGTGGACGGGCTTTATTTGTACAAGAACGTGTTCAATTTGATTCCGAAATCGGTTGGGGCGTTAAGTCGGTTAAGGAATTTGAAGTTCTTTGGAAATGAAATTAATTTGTTTCCGTCGGAAGTGGGGGGTTTGGTAGGGTTAGAGTGTTTACAGGTGAAGATATCGTCACCTGGTTTCAATGGGATGTCTTTAAGCAAGTTGAAAGGGTTAAAAGAGCTGGAACTTAGTAGGGTTCCACCTCGTTCTTCGGTTTTGACTCTCTTGAGTGAGATTTCTGGGCTTAAGTGCTTGACGAGGCTTTCCGTTTGTTATTTTTCCATTAG ATATCTTCCTCCAGAAATTGGATGCTTAAAGAATTTGGAATATCTGGATCTGTCATTCAATAAGATAAAGAGTTTGCCAATTGAAATTAGTTATTTGAATGATTTGATATTGCTGAAAGTTGCCAATAATAAATTGGTGGAATTGCCTTTGGGCTTGTCGTCATTACAGAGATTGGAGAACTTGGACTTATCAAATAATAGGTTGACGTCACTGGGGTCTCTTGAGCTTAGCCTAATGCCTAACCTTCAGACTTTGAATCTTCAG TATAATAAACTTGTAAGCTGTTTTCAAACACCTTCTTGGATATGCTGCAATTTGGAAGGAAATGGCAGAGCTGTCTCCAGTGATGAGTTTACCAGTTCTTCAGTTGAAATGGATGTATATGAAACTACTGGTCAGGATAATGATGGAAGTGTGTCTTATAATG GCTCTCATAAGACCTCATCAGGCATCTTAACCGTGCCATTGGCAAATAGTAGATATATTGCAGCTCGGAGATCAAGTAAACGATGGAAGAGGAGACATTATCTGCAGCAAAGAGCTCGACAAGAACGTCTAAACAACAGCAGAAAGTGGAAAGGGGAAGGACATGCTGAGGTGCATACTGTGAAGGCAGGTGGAGAATCTCCAGGTGATAATGATGTCCTTGCCTCAAGTACTGGTATAGAAGCTGCATCTGAACTTGTAGGTAAAGATGATgataagccattacatatattagaagccaaaaatgaaaaaatcaGTAGTGTTAGGCATGAGGATGATACAGTTACTTATGAAAAGAGGCTTGAAGTGAAAAATAGTACCTCAGATCGTTTTGAGTCAAGAAGTAAAGGGAGTGAAGATGAGTGTTCACGGCTTGATGCATCTTTGCCCCTAGTAAGAGGAGCTATTGAACAGGACGAAGGTTCATCGTCAGAAATATACAAGTCAAATTTTAAGTCGAAACGGCAATCTGATCGGGATCTTAGTAATCCAAAACCATGCAAGTCTAGAAAACCAACAGATTATTGCTCCAATCTATCACGAAAGTATAGTACCACTTCATTTTGTGGAACTGAAGATTACCTACCAGATGGCTTTTATGATGCCGGACGTGATCGCCCCTTCATGCCATTGAGTAGCTATGAgcagatctttcatctcgaatcACGTGAAGTAATTCTTGTTGACAG GGAAAGAGATGAAGAGCTGGATGCAATTGCTCTCTCTGCTCAAGCTTTGGTCATTCATTTGAAGCATTTAAATGGCTTAGCTAAAGATAAAGAGCGGGTTCCCCTTGATAACTTTCAGATAGCATCTTTGCTTGCTCTTTTTATTTCTGATCATTTTGGAGGGAGTGATAGAAGTGGTATGGTTGAAAGGACTCGAAAAGCGGTATCTGGTTCTAATTACAAGAAGCCTTTCATTTGCACCTGTACAACCGGAAATGGTGACAGTGTTTGTGCGTCAAACAAGACCTTGAATACTGTAGAAGATATTGTATTCTCTGATCTCTGTGAGAGATCTTTAAGGTCAATAAAGTCAAGGAGGAAATCGATCGTTGTTCCATTAGGTACCCTTCAATTTGGAGTGTGTAGGCATAGAGCACTGCTCATGAAG TATTTATGTGATCGAATGGAACCACCAGTTCCTTGTGAGCTTATCAGGGGATACTTGGATTTTATGCCCCATGCCTGGAATATCATTCCCATAAAGAGAGGGGATTCATGGGTTCGCCTGGTGGTTGATGCTTGTCATCCGCATGACATACGTGAAGAGATAGATCCTGAATACTTTTGCAG ATACGTACCCCTTAGTCGAACAAAAGTACCTGTTACATCTGAAAGCATTCCTGTCTTGAGTTCCTTCCCTTCTATGACCAcaagtgatgaaattgaaagagtGGCCTCCAGTTCTCTCCTTCGGTGCAAATTTGGATCATTGGATGCTGCAGCGAAG GTGCGTACTCTAGAAATTAATGGTGCTTCATTAGATGAGGTTAAAAATTTTGAGTACAGTTGCCTGGGGGAAGTAAGAATACTGGGTGCTTTGAAACACGCCTGCATAGTAGAAATGTATGGACATCAAATAACCTCGAAGTGGATTTCTGTGGGAGATGGAGAAGCGGAGCATCGAATCTTGCAGTCAACAATTTTAATGGAATACATAAAAGGAGGATCCTTGAAG ACTCATATTGAGAAACTAGCTAAAGCTGGTGAGAAACATATCCCTGTGGATTTTGCCTTGTGTATTGCACGTGATGTTGCATCTGCATTGGCCGAGTTGCACTCAAAGCACATTATTCATCGTGATATAAAAAGTGAAAACATTCTGATCGATTTGGATGGAAAGAGAGTTGATGGGAGCCCTGTTGTGAAGCTCTGTGATTTTGATAGAGCAGTACCTCTTAGGTCTTCCCTGCATACATGCTGTATTGCTCATTTAGGGATACCTCCTCCAGATGTTTGTGTTGGAACACCTCGTTGGATGGCTCCTGAGGTTCTAGGCGCAATGCATAAGCGTAATCCTTATGGGCTT GAAGTGGACATTTGGTCATTTGGATGCCTGCTTTATGAATTGTTGACTCTCCAAGTTCCGTATTCTGGGTTATCTGAGCTTCATATTCATGAACTTATTCAG ATGGGTGAGCGTCCACGACTACCTGAAGATCTGGAGGCATTGGAATCGACTGAAAGTGTAATGACCCAATCTGGAACAGAGGCTGAAACTGAAACACTTAGATTTCTTGTTGATATCTTCCGTAAATGTACAGAGGAGAATCCCGTTGATCGTCCATCAGCCAACAACCTTTATGATATGTTGGTCAAATACACAAATGATTTCAGGAATTCGAGTTAA